From the bacterium genome, the window GACCCGTACTACCGCCGCAGGTTCTTGGGGGCGCGCCGGTACTAAGGCAGTTCGCCCGTGTCGCTCAACGTACGCCTCAGCACGGCGATCGCGCTCGGTAAGACGGCCGCGACGCTCAGCCGCATCCTGCGCCGCGGCGGGGGGACGACGATGCCGGGACGCGTGGCCCGCGCCGTCGAGCCGAACGTGGTCGGGCTCCTCGCCCGCCGGCTGCCCGGCGGCACCGTGCTCGTGGCGGGGACGAACGGGAAGACCACGACGGCGCACCTGCTCGCCCACATCCTGCGGGCCGAGGGACGCCGCCCCGTGCACAACCGCGCGGGCGCGAACCTCGCCGCCGGCATCGCGTCGGCGCTCGTGGAGCACGCGGATCTCGCCGGCGTCCCGGCGGGCGACGTCGGCATCTTCGAGGTCGACGAGGCCACCGTGCCGCGCGTGGTGCCGGCGCTCGCGCCGCGCGTGGCCGTGTTCACCAATCTGTTTCGCGACCAGTTGGACCGCTACGGCGAGATCGACTACATCAGCGGACTGTGGCGGGCGGCGGGCGCCTGGCTTCCGGCGGGGTTCGTGCGCGTCGCCAACGCCGACGATCCGCTCGTGTATGACGCGGTGCGGGAGCTGCCGGGGACGCTCGTGACCTACGGGGTGGACGACGACCGGCACGCGCTGCCGGCGCTCGAGCACACCGCGGAAGCCCGCTACTGCTACCGCTGCGGCACTCCCTACGTCTACGCGGTGACGTACTTCGGCCACATGGGCCGGTACCGGTGTCCGACGTGCGGCGTGGCGCGGCCCAAGCCGGACATCGGCGCCCGCGAGATCGAGCTCGCGGGCCCGGACGGCGCCGCCTTTACGATCGACGCGGGCGTGCGGGGGCGCGCGGCCGTCCGCACCCGGCTGCCCGGGCTGTACAACGTCTACAACGTGCTGGCGGCGGTCTCCGCCGCACTGTGTCTCGAGGTGCCGCTGGCCCGCGCGGCGGCCGCGGTGGGATCGTTTGCGCCGGCGTTCGGGCGCGCGGAGCGGATGACGGTGGATGGGCGCGACGTGCAGATCCTGCTCGTCAAGAATCCCGCCGGATTCAATGAGGTGCTCCGCACGGTGCTGGCGGCCGGTCCGCTTCCGGTGGTCCTGATCGC encodes:
- a CDS encoding Mur ligase family protein, producing the protein MSLNVRLSTAIALGKTAATLSRILRRGGGTTMPGRVARAVEPNVVGLLARRLPGGTVLVAGTNGKTTTAHLLAHILRAEGRRPVHNRAGANLAAGIASALVEHADLAGVPAGDVGIFEVDEATVPRVVPALAPRVAVFTNLFRDQLDRYGEIDYISGLWRAAGAWLPAGFVRVANADDPLVYDAVRELPGTLVTYGVDDDRHALPALEHTAEARYCYRCGTPYVYAVTYFGHMGRYRCPTCGVARPKPDIGAREIELAGPDGAAFTIDAGVRGRAAVRTRLPGLYNVYNVLAAVSAALCLEVPLARAAAAVGSFAPAFGRAERMTVDGRDVQILLVKNPAGFNEVLRTVLAAGPLPVVLIAINDLIADGRDVSWLWDVDFEMLAGRTGRIVAGGLRAEDLAVRLEYAGMPREAIDVERSYDAALGRALAQATSGRLFILPTYTAMLAIRAVLEQRGVVRRFWQ